GGTAATTCTCTACTGCACGCCGGTGGCAATACTCAAGGATGAGCGTGTCCGGCGTTCCAGCCTCAAGCCCGGACGCAGTCAGCAGGCTAAGTGTCGCGAGTAACAATATTTTTAGATTATTCATGGTTAGCTGCATTTATGGTTTTTCGATTAAAATTGCGCTTTTGATAAAGTTAAAAACATCCGTTTTGCGCTGCTCAAGAAAACGTTCATAGGCTGTCCGGTCATTTTGAAAAACCACGGCATTCATGATTGGGCGGGCAACAAAAGGAAAAATACACAATGCAAACGTGTTGATCAAAATTTGCCTGGGATCAAAAGGTTTGAGTAAACCATTTTGGATTTCCTGTTGAATTTGTGCTAAAAAATCCGGAATCCTGTTTAGCCTGTTTGACAACAAATCGGCCAGTCGCTGAGGATTTTGCGAAAGCTCGTGCAGCACAAAGCCCGGTAAATATGGATTCTCGATAATAATACCAATGTAGTTATGGACAAAAATTTCCAGCTTTTGAAGGAATGGCAGTTCAGAGCTGATGAGCAATTCGACCTGAGGCATGAATTTCTGAAATGCTTCCAGAAATACAGACTGGAACAGTTGGTCTTTACTTCGGAAATAATAGTGCAGCAAAGCCTTATTAATTCCGGCTTCATCGGCTATTTCCTGCATCCTGGCGCCAGTCATGCCTTTCTCAATAAAAACCTTTCGGGCTGACTGCAGGATTAATTGTTCCGCATTTTGTGGGCTTTCTGTCATTGTTTGTATAAAAAAAATTTAATTTTAACTATTTAGTTTAACCAAACGGTTAATTATGATAAAAAGTTTATGAATCCGAAAAATTTTTACAAAAAAAATCCGGAGCACACCCTGATGCGCTCCGGATTAATAGCAATGGTTAATCAGCGGTAGCAAGAAAACGCCCATATGTTGAAAATCAATGAATGCCCCAACCCTAAAGGGAGCATTGATTTTCAACGATTTACTCCCTTTAGGGTGGGGTAAATAAATCGTTGAAAATCAAATTCAGGGTGTTTTCTTGCTGATACTAATCAGCAGGTTATTTCACACTTAATTTCTTTGAAATTACCTTATCATCAATGCTGACACTGTAAATGTATATTCCGGTGTTGAGGCCGGCAGTATTGAGGCGCAGTTGATGTTTACCAGCATGCACGCTTTGGGGTTCCGCTTTACGGACTACCTGCCCGATCAGATTGGAAATTTCGACATGAATGGTAACAGCCTTTTCGGTTTTAACATCAATGTAAGTGTGTCCCTGGCATGGATTAGGATAATTTTGAGATACACTGAAGCTGAATGTTTCCATCTCTTCCTGTCCCTGAATTAATCCCAGGTCGGTATCAGTAAGAATAAAATCGTCAACAAACCAAAACTGTACAGGATTGATCAGATCGAGCGGGTCGATTTGTTGATAAACGAATGGAATCTTGTAGCTTCCGTTACCTAAATCCAGCACATATTTTGACCCTGCAGCCATAAACGAATTGTACCATGCAGCCGAAAACTGCGTAACCACGTAAGTATCGGAGTAAGTGTTGTTGATTACATCGTAACCCACGCAGTAGATATCCGGCTGGTCATTATCACCATAGTTTTCGATATTTGTATCTATCCATGAGAAAAACATTTTTGTACCATCAGGTGTCGAGGCGATAAAGGGGCGGTTGTCCTCAGCAACCGGATCCGTCATACCAGTGTAGTTAAACTCTCCACGGAAGTTTTCCATTAATCCAAGATTATTGGCCAGCCATGTTTCACCACCATCCGGTGAAAAGGCGTGGATCATAGCCACAGTGCCATCACATCCGGTAGAACCTGTGAACCCGGTTATAATGGTCCATTCCTGACTTCCAACTCCAACAGTAAACATCAGATGTGGGTTTCCGGAAAAGTCAACACTGAGGCCAAGCTCAAAGCCAGAGGTAAATGGAATGTCTTCTCTTTCCGGAGTATTGGGCGCAGGGAAAAGGGTTTCGATCAGTTCGTCGGTAAGGTACTCAAGAACTACCGGCAAACCGTCAACACCTCCAAGTTGAACATTGTAGGGTCCATCCCAGAATTGCCCGCCATCTATGGTTTTGTAAAGAATCGGGTGATAGCATCCATCGGATTCAACCGAATTTTCGCCATTATTGGAGAGATAGGCAATATAACCCGTTAGTCCGTCAGGAGCGAAGGCGACCTTACAATCAGCAACACCGGCCTCCGCACCGCTTATCGGACTTATACCGCCTGCCGGCATGAACTCCAGGTAACGATCCATTTCAAAATCACCAATCTCAGGATTAAAGTACCCTTTGGTGATGATCATATTGTCTTCATATGGAAGCGCAACTCCATTGTTGGTTGGGTCAACACAAATGGCTAATCCCTGGCTGGTAATTGTATAAGCTTCGGGGACTCCCTGCAACCATTCCGGAGTAGCAGCCACATTGTGTTGGGTAGGAGGTTCTGCGGTAGTAAATTGATGTACACCGTAACCATAACCACCCCAGGTTCCGTTGTTTGAGCCATCAAGCACAGCGGCAAAATAGCTGAAATAAGCATTGGTGGGTTCTGTATTACCTGCAGGGTTGTAAAGAGCCCCCATAGGATAGCGGCCGTTAAAAGTTGCTGATGGGGCCTCATAAACCTGCACATTGTTGGTCCAGTTGGCTCCTCCGTCAACCGAATAATCGTAGGCAAGGAATCCACTACCAGGCCCGTTGGGCGGGACATTCATCCTGTGAACAAACGAAATGGCATTGATTGCCGGGTCAGCCCAAATATACTGGCGGACACCTAAAAAACCAAAACCATTACCGGATGTACCCAGCTGACGAAGCACGATAGCCCGCTCGCCTCCTGGATATTGCGACTGAATTGGTTTGGGAACCGGAGCGTTACTGGTTTGTTCAGTGTAAATCCTGTTTGGTTCTTTACACACTTTAAGGCCATCCCTGAATTGAATGGTCTGTTGCCCGAATATCAACACTGATAATGCAAGGCCAAATGTCAGAAGTAATGCTTTTTTCATAGTACTGCTGTATTAGTTAGTGATTAAAATGACTGTGTAAAAATACATTTTTTTAAAACCACAAAATATTTTCAGTATTTTTTCAATAAGTTATTCCTCAAGTAAATCTGCAGGCTGGTTAAAACAATTTCTCAATCTGTAAATGAAAAAATTCTGCACATGGCGGTTTCGTTTATACATTGGGACGATAACCGGTTCTTCTATCTCCCTGAAATATTCTGCAAGAAGGGGATTTGGGTCTTTAAAGTCGCGGCTGTTGGTAATATAGTAGGCATCTGAGCCGGGGAAAAGGCCAGGTCGTTCCCGGTTAATCCAGGCATATTTATGAAGGTTTTTTAAATCCCCGATTGCAATGAGGTTTTGACCGGTATGCCGGGCAACGTAATAATCGAGGTGCGCCCCAGGAAACCAGCGAGTGATAATAACAGGAGCAACATCAGCCATTCTTCCATGCGAAATATCTTCATCGCGCAATTGACTGAACTTCTCTCTAAAATCCTTCCATTCTGACATATCGAGGGTGACATCATGCCTACCCAGTCGCTTTGGATCATCTGCCGGTGGTTGACCGATAATTCCCAATTTAATTTCAAACGCTCCTATCGTTAGTCCAACCAACAGCAATCCGATACTGATTTTAATAAGTTTGGGTAAAAGATTTAACCTCTCCTTTTGCATATCGGCGAAAAAAACACCGGCAATCAACATTAATCCCAGGTAACCCGGCCCGCTCCAATGGGGCAACGTTTGCCTGAAAAGGGCAAAAAATAGAAACAGCCCAATCAGGGGGATTGACGATAAGAATAATATTTTCCTGTAGTCAGGGTTTAAAGAAAATCTCTTTTTAAACAGAGCAATTAGTGCAATGATAATGATGATAAAATTTACCGGGTTATTGTACAAAATCTGACCGAACAATTCAGTGATAAAAAAATCTGGTCGCAGCCCTGATTCAAAAAGGCTAACCCGCTCTCCGTGAAAGGTAAAACTGATGAAATTGTATTGAAAATTCCACCAGATCACCGGCGAAAAAATTACCAACGAAATCATCGCTGCAGCATACAGTTCAAATGTTTTCAGCCAGTTCCGGTTGTAAAATAAAATAAATAGCCCTGCTGCCAGCCACAAAAACGCGGAAGTGTATTTCGACAACATGGCCAGCCCAATCACAACTCCGGCAACCAACATGAGTCTGCGACTTTTTGCTTGGATTTCCCTGTCGGGCAGAATGGTTACAAGGAGTAAAAGGCTGATCAGCCAGAAAAAAACCTGTGGTGTGTCGGGCATGATAAAAATCCCGACAATCACAAAACAATAGATCGATGTGTTATAGAGAATGGCTGCATAAAGTCCTGCCAGACTATTTTTTATTCTTCTACCGATCAAAAAAATCAACCAGGTGTTTACCCCGCCAAGCAAAACCGAACTTAACCGGAGGAAAAATTCATGATCCAGCAACAAGTTCAGGGTTGTAAGCTGAATGAAAATTCCGATCATTGGTGGATGGTCGAAATGGCTCAGATCAGGGTAAAGCGCGTAAGTCCAGTAGTACACTTCGTCGTTCCCCAATTCAAGAAAAAAAGCCAGAAATCCACGGATCAGCAGCGACATGATAATGATTATCCGGAGGTACCCAATGTATCCTCTTTCAATGTGACTATTGGGAATGGCTGGCTGGTTGAGCATTGTTGTTACCTTTAATCAATGTAAGTTTCTTTCAAAACGGATTTTACTTTCCTAATCTCGTTTTGAGTCAAAGTTCCCTTCACTTGAATTATACGCTGCTTGTCAATCGTCCTTATTTGGTCAACGACAATCCAGCCAGTCAAATTTTCATGATTTACTTCTATCCGTGTCGGGTAATTTTTTGAAGTAGTCGCCATTGGCGCAACAACAATAGTTTGAAGGTGCCTATTCATTTCATCAGGCGAAATAATTACACAGGGTCTTGTTTTTCTTATTTCACTTCCAATTGTCGGGTCAAGGTTGACCAATACAATTTGATATTGATTTAGTTCCATTCTTCAGGGTTTTCATCTTCAAATACATCATCGAACAAAAGTTTATCATCACCTGCGGCATGCATTTCCTTAAATGCTTTATCCCACCCTTTTCTTGGTGCTGTCAAAGGTTTGATAATTATCTGACCTTTTTCAAGTATCAATTCAACTTTGTCTTTGATATTATATTTCTCAAGAAGTGCCTTACTCAGCCTGAAGCCGCGCGAATTACCGATTTTGATTACAGAAACTTCCATTTTACTAACTTTTAATGTAGGTACAAAGTTACTACATTTAATGAATGCCAGACATAAAAAGAAAAGTTGTGGTATTTCCGTAAAGAGATCCCAAACCCAAAAATTATAAAAGCTTTTTCTATTCGCAACTCATTATGAAATTCGCTCTTTCATAAAAGTTAATAAACAGTAGATCAATTGAAAGGCAAGACAATAAAAACCAGGATATCCCAAACGGTGTGGCTTACGATATTTATGATCATTGAATGGTGTTTTTTGTAAAGCCAACCCCAGAAGAGCCCGCAGGTGAGAGCGGCGAGTACCAACACCAGGTTTCCGGTAAAAAGATGAACAGCGGTGTAAAGAAACGTTGCCACTAAAAATCCGGGATTTACCCCGAAATTCATTTGCAATCTTCGCTGCAGGAATCCTCGCCAGAAAAGCTCCTCGCCAGGGCCAATAATAACCAACATCAAAATTACGATCCGCCAATCCGGAGCTTCCTGTTTGAACCCATAAACCTGGTTAATCCCTTCGCCGGCACTATCAAGAACAATACGGAGTGCAATATTCCCTAAGTAAAAGACAACAAACAACAGCGCGGCAAAGGCAAGCCCCATCAGCATTTTTTTTAGCGGGGAAGTCTTAAAATCAAATTGTAGAAGCCTCAGGTTTTCATTATCCAATAAGAAAACGATAGAGAGGATGACTACAAGATTTGTACTCATCCAATACCAAAAATCAAATGCCCCGGCCTGCCTGATAACAAACATAACCGAGAACATCACCACCGCAAGCAGGGTAATGATCAAAGTCAGCCGATCATTTAGGCGGTGATTGATATCGGGACTTGGGATCATAACAGATACCGGATCACCGATTCGACGAGGAGAGCGCCCGTACTCAGTAATCCGAACACAAGGTTGTATTGAGCTGTGGCGCCATCGAGGGCAATAAAATCAATGGGATTTTTGGGTTGTTTGCGATTAAGTGCTTTTTGCCAGAGCTTAAGTGCCATGGGCAACGAGAGCAGCACAAGTACAAAGCTGAAGGGCATAAAAGGGAATTCGGGAATCAAAAAGAAGGGCACCAAAATGAGTGCTAAAACCATGAAAAAGGGTCCAAAGATCAGGAATCCATAATACCTTAGCGACGCTTTATCACCAAGCAATGAAGCAATGGTGAAAATATGTCCTTCCTGGTCGCTGGCAATATCGCGCCAGTTGTTGGCATGAAGAATGGCAATTACGAGGGTGGCGATTGGAACGGCCCATAGTACCGGAATCCATGAAAACGTGGCGGTTTGAACATACCAGGCGCCCAAAGCGCCAAGAATACCAAAGTTCAGGAAAACCGCCAGGTCGCCCAATGCACGATATTTCAAAGCAAACTTACCCCCGATAGTATAAAAGATTCCAATCAATAAACCGGGGACTCCAATAAGCAGCAACAGCGGACCGACAACCCATGCGAGGTAAAGACCGATCATTGTACCAATAGTCAAAAGAACAATTGCAGCTTTCATGGCTTCGCCTGTGGTTATTATTTTTCTCACAACACCACCGCTGACAGGATTCGGGAATTTATCAAAACCATTTTTGAAATCATAAATGTCGTTCAATATGTTGGCCCCGGAGTGCAGCATGACCACTGCAAAAAATGCAAGGGCAAAATTTCCGAAACTAAAGCTGGTTCCGCCATAAACGTAAGCCAGTAATGAGCCGAATATTACTGGCATGGTGGAAGCAGGTAACGA
This is a stretch of genomic DNA from Bacteroidales bacterium. It encodes these proteins:
- a CDS encoding AbrB/MazE/SpoVT family DNA-binding domain-containing protein, which encodes MEVSVIKIGNSRGFRLSKALLEKYNIKDKVELILEKGQIIIKPLTAPRKGWDKAFKEMHAAGDDKLLFDDVFEDENPEEWN
- a CDS encoding T9SS type A sorting domain-containing protein; translation: MKKALLLTFGLALSVLIFGQQTIQFRDGLKVCKEPNRIYTEQTSNAPVPKPIQSQYPGGERAIVLRQLGTSGNGFGFLGVRQYIWADPAINAISFVHRMNVPPNGPGSGFLAYDYSVDGGANWTNNVQVYEAPSATFNGRYPMGALYNPAGNTEPTNAYFSYFAAVLDGSNNGTWGGYGYGVHQFTTAEPPTQHNVAATPEWLQGVPEAYTITSQGLAICVDPTNNGVALPYEDNMIITKGYFNPEIGDFEMDRYLEFMPAGGISPISGAEAGVADCKVAFAPDGLTGYIAYLSNNGENSVESDGCYHPILYKTIDGGQFWDGPYNVQLGGVDGLPVVLEYLTDELIETLFPAPNTPEREDIPFTSGFELGLSVDFSGNPHLMFTVGVGSQEWTIITGFTGSTGCDGTVAMIHAFSPDGGETWLANNLGLMENFRGEFNYTGMTDPVAEDNRPFIASTPDGTKMFFSWIDTNIENYGDNDQPDIYCVGYDVINNTYSDTYVVTQFSAAWYNSFMAAGSKYVLDLGNGSYKIPFVYQQIDPLDLINPVQFWFVDDFILTDTDLGLIQGQEEMETFSFSVSQNYPNPCQGHTYIDVKTEKAVTIHVEISNLIGQVVRKAEPQSVHAGKHQLRLNTAGLNTGIYIYSVSIDDKVISKKLSVK
- the menA gene encoding 1,4-dihydroxy-2-naphthoate octaprenyltransferase — protein: MNNEVSLSFTKKWWISIRPFSLPASTMPVIFGSLLAYVYGGTSFSFGNFALAFFAVVMLHSGANILNDIYDFKNGFDKFPNPVSGGVVRKIITTGEAMKAAIVLLTIGTMIGLYLAWVVGPLLLLIGVPGLLIGIFYTIGGKFALKYRALGDLAVFLNFGILGALGAWYVQTATFSWIPVLWAVPIATLVIAILHANNWRDIASDQEGHIFTIASLLGDKASLRYYGFLIFGPFFMVLALILVPFFLIPEFPFMPFSFVLVLLSLPMALKLWQKALNRKQPKNPIDFIALDGATAQYNLVFGLLSTGALLVESVIRYLL
- a CDS encoding TetR/AcrR family transcriptional regulator, which encodes MTESPQNAEQLILQSARKVFIEKGMTGARMQEIADEAGINKALLHYYFRSKDQLFQSVFLEAFQKFMPQVELLISSELPFLQKLEIFVHNYIGIIIENPYLPGFVLHELSQNPQRLADLLSNRLNRIPDFLAQIQQEIQNGLLKPFDPRQILINTFALCIFPFVARPIMNAVVFQNDRTAYERFLEQRKTDVFNFIKSAILIEKP
- a CDS encoding CPBP family intramembrane metalloprotease — its product is MIPSPDINHRLNDRLTLIITLLAVVMFSVMFVIRQAGAFDFWYWMSTNLVVILSIVFLLDNENLRLLQFDFKTSPLKKMLMGLAFAALLFVVFYLGNIALRIVLDSAGEGINQVYGFKQEAPDWRIVILMLVIIGPGEELFWRGFLQRRLQMNFGVNPGFLVATFLYTAVHLFTGNLVLVLAALTCGLFWGWLYKKHHSMIINIVSHTVWDILVFIVLPFN
- a CDS encoding type II toxin-antitoxin system PemK/MazF family toxin, producing MELNQYQIVLVNLDPTIGSEIRKTRPCVIISPDEMNRHLQTIVVAPMATTSKNYPTRIEVNHENLTGWIVVDQIRTIDKQRIIQVKGTLTQNEIRKVKSVLKETYID
- a CDS encoding glycosyltransferase family 39 protein, which produces MLNQPAIPNSHIERGYIGYLRIIIIMSLLIRGFLAFFLELGNDEVYYWTYALYPDLSHFDHPPMIGIFIQLTTLNLLLDHEFFLRLSSVLLGGVNTWLIFLIGRRIKNSLAGLYAAILYNTSIYCFVIVGIFIMPDTPQVFFWLISLLLLVTILPDREIQAKSRRLMLVAGVVIGLAMLSKYTSAFLWLAAGLFILFYNRNWLKTFELYAAAMISLVIFSPVIWWNFQYNFISFTFHGERVSLFESGLRPDFFITELFGQILYNNPVNFIIIIIALIALFKKRFSLNPDYRKILFLSSIPLIGLFLFFALFRQTLPHWSGPGYLGLMLIAGVFFADMQKERLNLLPKLIKISIGLLLVGLTIGAFEIKLGIIGQPPADDPKRLGRHDVTLDMSEWKDFREKFSQLRDEDISHGRMADVAPVIITRWFPGAHLDYYVARHTGQNLIAIGDLKNLHKYAWINRERPGLFPGSDAYYITNSRDFKDPNPLLAEYFREIEEPVIVPMYKRNRHVQNFFIYRLRNCFNQPADLLEE